In one Bryobacteraceae bacterium genomic region, the following are encoded:
- a CDS encoding BON domain-containing protein — MTRRSALAGLACAAAMLAAPNSDDAIYDQVRLRLAEDPDLIGGRITVEVKAGVVTLTGKVRTERARSKAPRTAKKVKGVKSVENQLEVDPNLH, encoded by the coding sequence TTGACGAGGCGGAGTGCGCTAGCGGGGTTGGCGTGCGCGGCCGCCATGCTGGCGGCGCCCAATTCCGACGATGCGATCTACGATCAGGTGCGCCTCCGGTTGGCGGAGGATCCGGATTTGATCGGCGGCAGAATCACGGTGGAGGTAAAGGCCGGCGTGGTGACGCTGACGGGGAAGGTACGGACGGAGCGGGCGCGCTCCAAGGCGCCGCGAACGGCGAAGAAGGTAAAAGGGGTGAAGAGCGTGGAAAACCAGCTCGAAGTGGACCCCAACCTGCATTAG
- a CDS encoding TonB-dependent receptor has product MFVFVAALLSAGAVLAQSAGNSSELSGAVTDPSGGRIAGASVALRNPLTGFNRSAITNLSGEYRLLLVPPGTYELRVEKQDFRPRLTPGIVLTIGQAATLDVALELGGGLEVIEVSAAPALVESERTSQSNTMQQMFVRDLPIDRRDYLSFTLLAPGVVDSGALADNSDFRVAATPTSGLSFYGSNGRGNSITVDGGGANDDAGGVRPTLSQEAVQEFQINRSGYTAELGGASGGVINIVSKGGGNDIHGSAFAFFRHQSLDAGDPFARVLEADGSLRRVKPDSKRQQAGFSIGGPLLRDRAFYFGAFEALNRDESNVVSVLTDRSIFGPTREQEAILARLPTTAAGQLRAALSSPPATIALFEQNSGVTPFSSNDYKGSLRVDHAASPADQLFLRANFAWSKDTNASARALVGSSRGNDIRYWDNTLAAGWTKILSGALFNDLRVMGNYNDQTVSSLEPFGPELNINGFGFFNKDIFLPNVSLTKKLEIRETVSGFRGGHGWKAGAMLNLRQDRSDTQTFFGGRFTFGPLPGSLVSAALGSTSINALQAFNLGLPQFYQQGFGDPVVSAVFPYYGFFVQDSWKVSRRLKLDLGLRYDIDTRKSPLPTDKNNFAPRFGFSFDPVGDGRTSLRGGYGIFYSPIYFQIDYVVNALGLIDGHRQISQVFTTIQTAGAASAANIFRTLRAQGVIAVPTPSRRIAPEDLTQFGLAASRTRPTPPFSVLFENSPDYVNPYSQQASLGIERQVGPDIAIGVSGIYVRTLKIGRARDTNLLAAPVDPQLGIRVWRTQDFANPLLFQRNVYESTARSFYAGLILEARKRFSRSLSLAANYTFSKATDEVTDYNSDFQAFDQTNLRAERALSAFDQRHKAVVYGVWEALGGVQFSPIFRANSGRPFNLLAGADLNQDRHPTTDRPIGAGRNTGLGHAFYTFDARISKHFPLGDARRLTLLIEGFNLTNHLNYASINNTVGPIQGPFNLQGRHDRSPSEPLGFTSAFDTRRLQLGIRLSF; this is encoded by the coding sequence ATGTTCGTATTCGTTGCCGCGTTGTTGTCTGCGGGCGCTGTACTGGCCCAGTCGGCCGGAAACAGCAGCGAGTTGAGCGGGGCTGTAACCGATCCCAGCGGCGGCCGTATCGCGGGCGCCTCTGTAGCGCTTCGCAATCCGCTCACCGGCTTCAATCGGAGCGCCATCACCAACCTATCCGGCGAGTATCGCTTGCTGCTCGTCCCGCCCGGTACGTACGAATTGCGCGTGGAGAAGCAGGACTTCCGGCCGCGACTCACACCGGGAATCGTGCTGACCATCGGTCAGGCCGCGACGCTCGATGTCGCTTTGGAGCTCGGCGGCGGCCTGGAAGTAATCGAGGTCTCCGCCGCACCCGCTCTCGTCGAAAGCGAACGCACCAGCCAGTCCAACACGATGCAGCAGATGTTCGTGCGCGACCTGCCCATCGACCGCCGCGACTATCTTTCGTTTACGCTGCTCGCGCCCGGCGTGGTCGACTCCGGGGCCCTCGCCGATAACTCCGACTTTCGCGTCGCCGCCACGCCCACCAGCGGCCTCTCCTTCTACGGCTCCAATGGGCGCGGCAACTCGATCACCGTGGATGGCGGCGGCGCGAACGACGATGCCGGCGGCGTACGCCCCACGCTCAGCCAGGAAGCGGTCCAGGAATTTCAGATCAACCGCAGCGGCTACACGGCCGAGTTGGGCGGCGCGAGCGGCGGTGTCATCAACATCGTTTCCAAAGGCGGCGGCAACGACATTCACGGCAGCGCGTTCGCCTTCTTCCGTCACCAGTCGCTCGACGCCGGAGACCCGTTCGCGCGCGTCCTCGAAGCCGACGGCTCGCTCCGCCGCGTCAAGCCGGATTCCAAGCGGCAGCAGGCCGGCTTCAGCATCGGCGGCCCCCTCCTCCGCGACCGTGCTTTCTACTTCGGCGCGTTCGAAGCCTTGAACCGCGACGAGTCCAACGTCGTTAGCGTCCTCACGGACCGCTCCATCTTCGGACCCACACGCGAACAGGAGGCCATCCTCGCGAGGCTCCCCACCACGGCCGCCGGGCAGTTACGCGCCGCCCTCTCGAGCCCGCCGGCCACGATCGCGCTGTTCGAGCAGAATAGCGGCGTCACGCCTTTTTCCTCGAACGACTACAAAGGCTCCCTCCGGGTGGACCACGCCGCCTCGCCCGCCGATCAGCTATTCCTGCGCGCCAACTTCGCCTGGTCCAAGGACACCAACGCCAGCGCCCGCGCCCTCGTCGGTTCCAGCCGCGGAAACGACATTCGCTACTGGGACAACACGCTCGCCGCCGGTTGGACCAAGATCCTCAGCGGCGCCCTGTTCAACGACCTGCGCGTCATGGGTAACTACAACGATCAGACGGTAAGCTCCCTCGAACCCTTCGGGCCAGAGCTCAACATCAACGGCTTCGGCTTCTTCAACAAGGACATCTTCCTTCCCAACGTCTCGCTCACCAAGAAACTGGAAATCCGGGAAACCGTCAGCGGCTTCCGCGGCGGCCACGGGTGGAAGGCCGGCGCGATGCTCAACCTCCGCCAGGATCGCAGCGACACGCAGACCTTCTTCGGCGGGCGCTTCACCTTCGGCCCATTGCCCGGCTCCCTCGTCAGCGCCGCGCTCGGCTCCACCTCGATCAATGCCCTGCAGGCCTTCAATCTCGGCCTCCCGCAGTTCTACCAGCAGGGCTTCGGCGACCCCGTTGTCTCCGCCGTCTTCCCCTACTACGGTTTCTTCGTGCAGGATTCTTGGAAGGTGAGCCGCCGCCTCAAGCTGGACCTCGGCCTACGCTACGACATCGATACACGCAAGAGCCCACTGCCCACCGACAAGAACAACTTCGCGCCCCGCTTCGGCTTTTCCTTCGATCCCGTTGGCGACGGCAGGACCAGCCTCCGGGGCGGCTACGGCATTTTCTATTCGCCCATCTACTTCCAGATCGATTACGTCGTGAACGCACTCGGCCTCATCGACGGCCACCGTCAGATTTCCCAGGTGTTCACCACCATCCAAACCGCCGGCGCCGCCTCTGCCGCGAATATCTTTCGAACCCTGCGCGCCCAGGGCGTGATCGCCGTACCCACGCCATCCCGCCGCATCGCGCCGGAAGACCTCACCCAGTTCGGCCTCGCCGCCAGCCGGACCCGCCCCACCCCGCCCTTCTCGGTCCTATTCGAAAACTCCCCCGACTATGTCAATCCCTACTCCCAGCAGGCGAGCCTCGGCATCGAACGCCAGGTCGGCCCCGACATCGCCATCGGCGTCTCCGGAATCTATGTCCGCACGCTGAAGATCGGGCGCGCCCGCGACACCAACCTGCTCGCCGCCCCGGTCGATCCGCAACTCGGCATCCGCGTCTGGCGCACGCAGGACTTCGCCAATCCGCTGCTGTTTCAGCGCAACGTCTACGAATCGACGGCCCGTTCCTTCTATGCCGGGCTCATCCTTGAGGCCCGCAAGCGGTTCAGCCGCTCGCTCAGCCTAGCCGCCAACTACACGTTCAGCAAAGCCACCGACGAAGTGACGGACTACAACAGCGACTTCCAGGCCTTCGACCAGACCAACCTCCGCGCCGAACGCGCGCTTTCCGCATTCGATCAGCGCCACAAGGCAGTCGTCTACGGCGTCTGGGAAGCGCTCGGCGGCGTGCAGTTCTCGCCCATCTTCCGGGCCAACAGCGGACGCCCGTTCAACCTCCTCGCCGGCGCCGATCTCAACCAGGATCGCCACCCCACCACGGACCGTCCTATCGGCGCCGGCCGCAATACCGGCCTCGGCCACGCCTTCTACACCTTCGACGCGCGCATCAGCAAACACTTTCCCCTCGGCGACGCGCGCCGGCTCACGCTCCTGATCGAAGGCTTCAACCTCACCAACCACCTGAACTACGCGAGCATCAACAACACCGTCGGCCCCATTCAAGGGCCGTTCAATCTTCAGGGCCGCCACGACCGTTCACCGAGCGAACCGCTCGGGTTCACCTCCGCCTTCGACACGCGGCGCCTTCAGCTAGGAATCCGGCTTTCGTTCTAG
- a CDS encoding mandelate racemase/muconate lactonizing enzyme family protein gives MSETNRRSFLRAIPAAGAALSSCNERPVQTPSRVASAPGPAPTNADLDAAARRPVLKSEMFGSPVIIESVRLLKREKDYLVHVRSTDGAEGISLPNPPRPEYLDKIFKELVAPFFVGKDARQLEDHLWELYRWKDNYKLYGIALWSPQAWVEFAILDMLGRIANKPIGALLGDIVREDVAIYVASGRRDTTPEQEIEHLQKLVAQSGARALKFRVGGRMSRNADASPGRTETLIPLVRKTFGDEFDIHADSNSSYDPEHAIPVGRMLEEIKAVYFEEPCEFDHFEETKQVADALTIPVAAGEQEYSEKRFRWAIANRGVDIVQPDIQYYGGLIRSIRVARMAELAKMPTTVHISGGFGFLYMLHFTSCVQDVGRYQEYKLGTERYGDWFDPPITVTNGMMTIPQGPGVGIRDIAGLLKGAVEA, from the coding sequence ATGAGCGAGACGAACCGAAGATCTTTCCTCCGAGCGATACCAGCAGCCGGCGCGGCGCTCTCGTCCTGCAACGAACGGCCGGTTCAGACGCCCAGCCGGGTTGCTTCCGCGCCAGGGCCCGCGCCGACCAACGCCGATCTGGACGCGGCGGCGAGGCGCCCGGTGCTGAAGAGCGAGATGTTCGGTTCGCCGGTGATCATCGAATCGGTGCGGCTGCTCAAAAGGGAAAAGGACTATCTCGTGCATGTCCGCTCCACGGACGGAGCGGAGGGGATTTCGCTGCCGAATCCGCCGCGGCCGGAGTACCTCGACAAGATATTCAAGGAACTGGTGGCTCCCTTTTTCGTGGGGAAAGACGCGCGGCAGCTCGAGGATCACTTGTGGGAGCTGTACCGCTGGAAAGACAACTACAAGCTCTATGGAATCGCGCTATGGAGTCCTCAGGCGTGGGTGGAGTTTGCGATTCTGGACATGCTGGGCAGGATCGCGAACAAGCCGATTGGCGCGCTTCTGGGCGACATCGTCCGGGAGGACGTGGCCATTTACGTGGCGAGCGGCCGGCGCGACACCACGCCGGAGCAGGAGATCGAGCATTTGCAGAAGCTGGTGGCGCAGAGCGGCGCCCGGGCGTTGAAGTTCCGCGTGGGCGGCAGGATGAGCCGCAACGCCGACGCGAGCCCAGGGCGCACCGAGACGCTGATTCCGCTGGTGCGGAAGACCTTCGGCGATGAGTTCGACATTCACGCCGATTCGAACAGCTCCTACGATCCGGAGCACGCGATTCCGGTGGGCAGGATGCTCGAAGAGATCAAGGCGGTTTACTTCGAGGAACCCTGCGAGTTCGATCATTTCGAGGAGACCAAGCAGGTTGCCGACGCGCTGACAATACCCGTGGCGGCGGGCGAGCAGGAGTACAGCGAGAAGCGGTTCCGGTGGGCGATCGCCAATCGAGGCGTGGATATCGTGCAGCCGGACATTCAATACTACGGCGGGTTGATCCGCTCGATTCGCGTGGCCCGGATGGCGGAGCTCGCGAAGATGCCGACGACGGTGCACATCTCGGGCGGATTCGGATTCCTGTACATGCTGCACTTCACGTCGTGCGTCCAGGACGTGGGGCGGTATCAGGAATACAAGCTCGGCACCGAGCGGTATGGCGATTGGTTCGATCCTCCGATTACCGTCACCAACGGCATGATGACGATTCCCCAGGGGCCGGGCGTGGGGATCAGGGACATCGCCGGGCTGCTGAAAGGCGCCGTGGAAGCGTGA
- a CDS encoding pyridoxal-phosphate dependent enzyme — protein MTGERQRAVSLGEGSTPLAPSVSLGPRLGRQLSFKLESCNPTGSYKDRFVAAEVARLAKAGVKSCLATSSGNTGSSLAAYAARAGITCTIVVNAGAPEGKVVQMLAHGARVIRVRGFVTDPNVTRRVMEKLRACGRALVVSAYRHCPDAMASAEAIGAELVSQCAGAAHVFVPVGSGGLYIAVSRGVRAAFATPPRVHAVQPAGCPTIVGALDRGARHVTPVHARTKISGLSVPFDIDGTEALRTLVEHGGLGFAVSDEEVWDAQRAMLAEEGIYCEPAGAAALAGYRRAVRRGIVKPDEPAVCLVTGHGFKDPESIAAAASRNPSPEIDPEELEQCL, from the coding sequence ATGACGGGCGAGCGGCAGCGAGCGGTGAGTTTAGGCGAAGGTTCAACGCCATTGGCGCCGAGCGTGAGTCTGGGTCCGAGGCTGGGCCGGCAGTTATCGTTCAAGTTAGAGAGCTGTAACCCGACGGGCTCCTACAAAGATCGCTTCGTCGCGGCTGAAGTGGCGCGGCTGGCGAAGGCAGGTGTGAAAAGCTGTCTGGCGACGTCGTCCGGCAATACGGGGTCGTCGTTGGCGGCCTATGCGGCGCGGGCCGGAATCACTTGCACGATTGTGGTGAACGCGGGCGCGCCGGAAGGCAAGGTCGTACAGATGCTGGCGCATGGCGCGAGAGTGATCCGGGTGCGGGGATTTGTCACCGACCCGAACGTGACGCGGCGGGTGATGGAGAAACTCCGTGCCTGCGGCCGCGCCCTAGTCGTCTCGGCCTATCGCCACTGTCCGGATGCAATGGCGTCGGCGGAGGCGATCGGCGCGGAACTGGTTTCGCAATGCGCCGGAGCGGCTCACGTGTTTGTGCCAGTGGGAAGCGGCGGACTGTACATCGCGGTCTCACGCGGTGTGCGCGCGGCGTTCGCGACGCCGCCGCGCGTTCATGCGGTACAGCCGGCCGGATGCCCGACGATCGTGGGCGCGCTCGACCGAGGCGCGCGTCACGTGACTCCGGTTCACGCGCGAACGAAGATCAGCGGACTCTCGGTGCCGTTCGACATCGACGGCACGGAGGCGCTGCGGACCTTGGTGGAGCATGGCGGACTCGGCTTCGCGGTGTCGGACGAGGAAGTTTGGGACGCGCAGCGGGCGATGCTCGCCGAGGAGGGCATCTACTGCGAACCGGCCGGAGCGGCGGCGCTGGCCGGGTATCGCCGCGCGGTGCGGCGGGGGATCGTGAAGCCGGATGAGCCGGCCGTTTGCCTGGTGACGGGGCACGGCTTCAAGGATCCGGAATCGATCGCGGCGGCCGCTTCGCGCAACCCTTCGCCTGAGATCGATCCCGAAGAACTGGAGCAATGCCTGTGA
- a CDS encoding YkgJ family cysteine cluster protein codes for MDFVKVKAHIGTARRKAEVTVTIPTRPVRPSRLTPMLRRMMDAAVDAASDGVAVTCSKGCGDCCSQMVPLRRMEARRLAAMVERMEEPRRTEILGRFAAARERLAAAAMLDAVERPREQGDLDWEEFALRYFHLGIPCPFLEDGSCSIYAERPLVCREFLVTSDPKHCRRPEDKLVDIVPVPSVGGAVRVIEREAQPEEDPWVLLVHALAWVAARPEESAGPVDAREFLRQVMEKLR; via the coding sequence ATGGACTTCGTCAAAGTAAAGGCGCACATCGGGACGGCGCGACGAAAGGCCGAGGTGACGGTGACAATTCCGACGCGCCCGGTGCGCCCGTCTCGCCTGACGCCGATGCTTCGCAGGATGATGGACGCGGCCGTGGACGCGGCGTCGGACGGCGTGGCTGTGACGTGCTCGAAGGGCTGCGGCGATTGCTGCAGCCAGATGGTGCCGCTGCGACGGATGGAGGCGCGGCGCCTGGCGGCGATGGTGGAACGGATGGAGGAACCTCGGCGCACGGAGATCCTGGGCCGCTTCGCCGCGGCGCGGGAACGGCTGGCCGCGGCCGCCATGCTTGACGCCGTGGAGCGTCCCCGCGAGCAGGGCGATCTCGATTGGGAGGAGTTCGCGCTACGCTACTTCCATCTCGGCATTCCGTGCCCGTTTCTTGAAGACGGAAGCTGTTCGATTTACGCCGAGCGGCCGTTGGTGTGCCGGGAGTTCCTGGTGACGAGCGACCCGAAGCACTGCCGGCGCCCGGAAGACAAACTTGTGGACATCGTGCCTGTGCCGAGCGTCGGCGGCGCCGTGCGGGTCATCGAGCGGGAAGCGCAGCCGGAAGAGGATCCGTGGGTGCTGCTGGTTCACGCGCTCGCCTGGGTAGCGGCGCGTCCGGAGGAATCCGCCGGGCCCGTTGACGCGCGGGAGTTCCTGCGACAGGTGATGGAGAAGCTGCGGTAA
- a CDS encoding succinylglutamate desuccinylase/aspartoacylase family protein, whose amino-acid sequence MPVTLDRCAPGEKLRTSIFCGAVEVPLLIVRGARPGPVLALTAAVHGDEYEGVRAIFEVFEELDAAVLAGVLVAAPVANPPAFWAGTRMSPLDGANLARVFPGRADGTASEALAHGLGEQVIGGADFYLDLHSGGVGWTMPSMAGYDASDERSRAGAFAFGAPVIWGHPSTPPGRTVSFAKSRGIPFLYTEARGGARVHPDDLAMMKRGIRNLLRHIGAMAGELECSPLRAHLIGDGNIDESILAPADGFFTPAVRILDRVRRGDGAGRLLDIRGETIAELAAPRDGIVGLVRDCPMVHAGEPLLLVTSEA is encoded by the coding sequence ATGCCTGTGACGCTGGACCGATGCGCGCCCGGGGAAAAACTCCGGACATCGATCTTCTGCGGCGCGGTGGAAGTGCCGCTGCTGATCGTTCGGGGGGCCAGGCCCGGGCCCGTGCTGGCGTTGACGGCGGCGGTTCACGGTGATGAATACGAGGGAGTGCGCGCCATCTTCGAAGTATTCGAGGAACTGGACGCGGCAGTGCTCGCCGGCGTGTTGGTGGCGGCGCCGGTGGCGAATCCACCGGCGTTCTGGGCGGGGACTCGGATGAGTCCGCTGGACGGGGCGAACCTGGCGCGCGTGTTTCCGGGGCGCGCCGATGGCACGGCGTCGGAAGCGTTGGCGCACGGGCTGGGCGAACAAGTGATCGGCGGGGCGGACTTCTACCTGGACCTGCACAGCGGAGGCGTCGGGTGGACGATGCCGTCGATGGCCGGCTACGACGCTTCCGATGAGCGTAGCCGGGCTGGCGCATTCGCGTTCGGCGCGCCGGTGATTTGGGGCCATCCTTCCACACCGCCGGGCCGGACCGTGTCGTTCGCCAAGTCGCGCGGGATTCCGTTTCTGTACACGGAGGCCCGCGGCGGGGCGAGGGTGCATCCGGACGATCTTGCCATGATGAAGCGCGGCATTCGCAACCTGCTGCGCCATATCGGCGCGATGGCCGGAGAGTTGGAATGTTCGCCGCTGCGGGCTCATCTGATCGGAGACGGCAACATTGATGAGTCGATCCTGGCGCCGGCGGACGGCTTCTTCACGCCAGCGGTGCGAATCCTCGATCGCGTGCGGCGCGGAGACGGCGCGGGGCGGCTGCTCGACATCCGCGGCGAGACTATCGCGGAGTTGGCGGCGCCGCGCGACGGCATCGTGGGGTTGGTGCGGGATTGCCCGATGGTGCACGCTGGCGAGCCGTTATTGCTGGTGACCAGCGAAGCCTGA
- a CDS encoding TonB-dependent receptor gives MKNGLFLLFVLGAGTTLGQESRATIVGRVTDPSGALVAGANVRAVNTATNAAASSTTNVGGNFEIPYLLPGVYNVSVELDGFKKSSRNAIELRVSDRMTLDFSLELGNVAESVVVTGETPLLETATASVGLVMDERRVTEFPVVGGNPFYLSRLTAGVLSSGGRSAGNPMDNGAATGVIVNGTRGGSSEVSVDGSPNMTNRAAVFSPPQDLVQEFKIQTATYDAAIGHAAGAVTNVSMKSGSNTLHGTGYFNNSTLRAVPWFTNRFLADPRTVLTPQQREAAVPSWLHRRWGATMSGPVWIPKLYNGRNKTFWTFGFEDLTIERNLSFTGTVPTAAQKSGDFSDLLRLGGRYQVYDPFTIAPAANGRFSRQPLPGNVIPPSRINPVAARILSFYPEPNQPDQNPEQRNNYFITRNINRENYTSTSRVDHNFSEKNRFFFRWNNSQHDNYNNQLGTITNIDILDRTGWGMVIDDVHVFNPGLLVNFRYGISYQSDINSRGSQGFDLASLGLSGNLVNEITTKLGPNGIAFPNVQVDANAFTALSNNGGTRGATNYHTASATVTRIAGSHGMRFGVEYRLQRETGFNYGNVAPQFIFNNAYTRGPLDNSPAAPIGQGLASMLFGIATGGQISNNASRAEQNNYWGFFVQDDWRVTSRLTVNAGLRYEYEGPISERYNRSIRGFDFATANPVSTQAAANYARNPIPQVPASAFKATGGLLFAGNGGLPSNLWKADRNNFAPRVGIAYQVNSKTVFRAGYGIFFDVLGVDRFGVNQGGFNQPTNLVASNNNGQSYVATLSNPFPQGIESALGAAGGLTTFLGRNVSFFNEQPRNPYMQRWSASVQRELPGRIVTDISYVGNRGSKLAVERNLNAIPREYLSTSAARDQPAIDFLTRQVANPFAGIEEFRGTGLFNNRVGVAQLLRPYPQFGDILTTFPAGYSYYHSLQVAVEKRMSAGLTFQTSWTYSKFMEAVNYLNDTDSYLEKVVSPQDYTHRFVLSGIYELPFGRGRKWLSNMGAAPQLLIGGWQFQGWFEGQTGDALGFGNAIFNGDLHDIELPVSQRTELRWFNVDAGFNRDNRQALANNIRALNSRFNGIRADGINNWDLSMFKNVRIKERATAQFRLESFNSLNHVQFGAPNTNPVNAAFGSITGEKGHGQRQVTVGLKLLF, from the coding sequence ATGAAGAACGGACTATTTCTCCTTTTCGTCCTCGGCGCCGGAACCACGCTTGGACAGGAATCGCGAGCGACCATCGTCGGCCGTGTAACCGATCCTTCCGGAGCGCTTGTCGCGGGAGCGAATGTGCGGGCGGTGAACACGGCGACGAACGCCGCAGCGTCGTCGACCACCAACGTCGGCGGGAACTTCGAAATCCCGTACCTGCTGCCCGGCGTCTACAACGTCAGCGTCGAGCTGGATGGATTCAAGAAAAGCTCGCGCAACGCGATCGAACTGCGTGTGAGCGACCGGATGACGCTGGACTTCTCCCTGGAACTGGGCAACGTGGCCGAGAGTGTCGTGGTGACGGGCGAGACGCCGCTGCTCGAGACGGCGACGGCGAGCGTGGGGTTGGTGATGGACGAGCGCCGGGTGACGGAGTTCCCGGTGGTTGGGGGAAATCCGTTCTACCTTTCGCGATTGACCGCTGGCGTGTTGTCGAGCGGCGGACGCAGCGCGGGAAACCCGATGGACAATGGCGCGGCCACGGGCGTGATCGTGAACGGAACGCGCGGCGGATCGAGCGAGGTCTCGGTGGACGGGTCGCCAAACATGACTAACCGCGCCGCGGTTTTTTCGCCGCCGCAGGATCTGGTGCAGGAGTTCAAAATACAGACGGCCACCTACGATGCGGCGATCGGCCACGCGGCGGGCGCGGTTACGAACGTTTCGATGAAGTCCGGATCGAACACGCTGCACGGGACGGGTTACTTCAATAACTCGACGCTGCGAGCGGTTCCGTGGTTTACGAACCGCTTCCTGGCCGATCCGCGGACGGTGCTGACGCCGCAGCAGCGCGAGGCGGCCGTGCCTTCGTGGCTGCATCGGCGATGGGGCGCGACGATGAGCGGACCGGTATGGATACCCAAGTTGTATAACGGGCGCAACAAGACATTCTGGACGTTCGGCTTCGAGGATCTGACGATCGAGCGGAACCTCTCGTTCACGGGGACTGTGCCGACGGCGGCCCAGAAATCCGGCGATTTTTCCGACCTGCTGCGACTGGGCGGGCGCTACCAGGTCTACGATCCATTCACGATCGCGCCGGCCGCGAACGGGCGGTTCTCCCGCCAGCCGCTACCCGGCAACGTGATTCCGCCGAGCCGGATCAATCCGGTGGCGGCACGGATTCTCAGTTTCTACCCGGAGCCGAACCAGCCCGATCAGAATCCGGAGCAACGCAACAACTACTTCATCACGCGCAATATCAATCGGGAAAACTACACGTCCACGTCTCGCGTGGATCACAACTTCAGCGAGAAGAACCGCTTCTTCTTCCGGTGGAACAACTCCCAGCACGACAACTACAATAACCAGCTCGGGACGATCACCAACATCGACATCCTTGACCGTACCGGGTGGGGCATGGTGATCGACGATGTTCACGTGTTCAACCCCGGGCTGCTCGTGAACTTCCGGTACGGGATCAGCTATCAGAGCGACATCAACAGCCGGGGCAGCCAGGGATTCGACCTCGCCTCGCTCGGGCTGTCCGGCAACCTCGTGAATGAGATCACGACGAAACTGGGGCCGAACGGGATCGCGTTTCCGAACGTGCAAGTGGATGCGAACGCTTTCACGGCGCTCTCGAACAACGGCGGAACGCGTGGGGCGACGAACTACCACACGGCTTCGGCGACGGTGACCCGGATCGCGGGCAGCCACGGCATGCGCTTCGGCGTGGAATACAGGCTGCAGCGGGAAACGGGATTCAACTACGGCAACGTGGCGCCGCAGTTCATCTTCAACAACGCCTACACGCGCGGGCCGCTCGACAACTCTCCGGCGGCGCCGATCGGCCAGGGGCTGGCCTCAATGCTGTTCGGGATCGCCACCGGCGGGCAGATCAGCAATAACGCCTCCCGCGCCGAACAGAACAATTATTGGGGCTTCTTCGTGCAGGACGACTGGCGGGTGACGTCGCGGCTTACCGTGAACGCGGGGCTGCGGTACGAGTACGAAGGGCCGATCTCGGAGCGTTACAACCGGTCGATCCGCGGGTTTGACTTCGCCACGGCAAACCCGGTGTCGACCCAAGCGGCCGCGAACTATGCGCGCAACCCGATTCCTCAGGTTCCGGCGTCCGCTTTCAAGGCCACCGGCGGACTTCTCTTCGCAGGCAACGGCGGGCTTCCATCGAACCTGTGGAAGGCCGACCGTAACAATTTCGCGCCGCGCGTCGGCATCGCCTACCAGGTGAATTCAAAGACCGTCTTCCGGGCCGGCTACGGGATCTTCTTCGATGTTCTCGGCGTGGACCGCTTCGGGGTGAATCAGGGCGGCTTCAATCAGCCGACCAACCTGGTGGCTTCGAACAACAACGGCCAGAGCTATGTGGCCACGCTGTCGAATCCGTTTCCGCAAGGGATTGAAAGCGCGCTGGGCGCCGCCGGCGGACTCACGACGTTTCTCGGGCGCAACGTGAGCTTCTTCAACGAACAGCCCCGGAACCCATACATGCAGCGCTGGTCGGCTTCGGTGCAGCGGGAGTTGCCGGGGCGCATCGTGACGGACATTTCGTATGTCGGCAATCGCGGATCGAAGCTGGCGGTAGAGCGAAACCTGAATGCCATTCCCCGCGAGTATCTTTCGACATCGGCGGCGCGGGACCAGCCGGCGATCGACTTCCTCACGCGGCAGGTTGCGAATCCGTTCGCGGGAATCGAAGAGTTCCGCGGAACGGGCCTGTTCAACAACCGCGTTGGCGTGGCGCAACTGCTGCGGCCGTACCCGCAATTCGGCGATATCCTGACGACATTCCCGGCCGGCTACTCGTACTATCATTCGCTGCAGGTGGCGGTGGAGAAACGGATGTCGGCGGGGTTGACGTTTCAAACCTCGTGGACCTATTCAAAATTCATGGAGGCGGTGAACTATCTCAACGACACGGATTCCTACCTGGAGAAAGTCGTGTCGCCGCAGGACTACACGCACCGGTTCGTGCTCAGCGGAATCTACGAACTGCCGTTCGGCCGCGGCCGGAAGTGGCTCTCGAACATGGGCGCGGCGCCGCAACTGCTGATCGGCGGGTGGCAGTTCCAAGGATGGTTCGAAGGGCAGACCGGGGATGCGCTCGGGTTCGGGAACGCGATCTTCAACGGCGACCTGCACGATATCGAACTTCCGGTGTCGCAGCGGACGGAACTCCGTTGGTTCAACGTGGACGCCGGGTTCAATCGCGACAACCGGCAGGCGCTCGCCAACAACATCCGCGCATTGAATTCGCGGTTCAACGGCATCCGCGCCGATGGGATCAACAACTGGGATCTCTCGATGTTCAAGAATGTGCGGATCAAGGAACGGGCCACGGCGCAGTTCCGGCTGGAGAGCTTCAATTCGCTGAACCACGTGCAGTTTGGCGCGCCGAACACGAATCCGGTGAATGCGGCGTTCGGGTCGATTACCGGGGAAAAGGGGCACGGACAGCGACAGGTGACGGTGGGCCTCAAACTGCTGTTTTGA